The Methylobacterium durans nucleotide sequence AGGCAGAAGCCCATCGCCCGCGCCCGCTCGGCGTGGTGGCCAGGCGGCCGCACTTGGCAGAACGCATTGCGGACGCTGCCCCCCTCGCACACGGCATCGACGGCCCGCAGCCCGGCGCCGACGGCGCGGAGAGCCGCCTCCCAGGTGCCCGCCGAGACCACGGTGTCGGGCCCGATCCGCGCCGGCAGCCCACCCGGATCCGCCGCCAGCGCGCGGATCGCCGCGAGATGGGCAGGCGCGTGAGCGCGCAGGATCGCCGCCTCCGCGTCCTCCCGCAGGGGCGCCGCCTCGCGCCGCAGGCCCGCGAAGGAGGGCCCCGCCAGCACCTCGTCGAGCGCGCGCATCCGGGCCGGGCGCTCGGGATGGCTCGGCCCGGTCTCGTGCGCCGCGAAAGCGGCGTGGGTGACGAGCATGGTGCGGCCCGGCTCCGCCGGCGCGGCGAGCCCCGTCCCCGAGGCGAGGCTCGCCGCGCCGGCCAGCAGGACGCGGCGGGTGAGGTCGGACCCGGCCGGCCGCCCCGCCGCGCCGCCCTTCGCCCCATCCCGCCTCCCGCCCATCACCGCGCCCCCGGCGCCGGGCCGGCGCAGGGGCCGGTGCGGCGCCCGGCCTGGACCTCGGTCATGGTCATGTTCTTGCCGCCCATCCGCATGGCAATGCGGCCGCGGAAGGCTCCGGGCGACAGCACGTAGCGGGCGCTGGCGCTCGCAGCGTTGCGCCCCTCGCAGGCGATGTCGAAGGTCAGCTCGGCGCCGTCCCGGCGGAGGTTGCTGATCGGGCAGTGCGCGAGCGGGTTGTTGTCGCTGAGGACCGCGAAGCCGGGATTGGGCGCGCCTGCCTCTCCCGCGAGGCAGAGATCGGCGACCTTCCGGGCGGTCATGTCGTCGAGATGGGGCAGTTCGAGCCGCACCTCGACCGCGTAGCGGCCGGGCTCGAGCGCCTCGTCGGCGCGCGCGGGCTGGCCGATGACCAGCAGCGCGAGGAGCGCGAGGCGACGCCGCGCGTTCCAAATGGCGTCTGGCCGGCTGGTATCCTGCGGCACCGGGCATCTCCCTGTCCGCCGCAGGAGAGCATGGCGGGCCGCGCTGCGCGACCCGCTTCTTGCCCCGGTATCCGGCTCCTCAGCAGTCGAGGGTGTTGTCACGCTCCCACTGGGTCAGGTGGCGGCAATAGGCGTTCCACTCGTCCTGCTTGAGCTTGAGGTAGCTCGGCACGAAGGATCCGAAGGCATCGTTCAGCACGTCGCAGCGGTCGAGGGCCCGCATCGCGTCGAGCATGTTCAGCGGCAG carries:
- a CDS encoding histone deacetylase family protein; protein product: MGGRRDGAKGGAAGRPAGSDLTRRVLLAGAASLASGTGLAAPAEPGRTMLVTHAAFAAHETGPSHPERPARMRALDEVLAGPSFAGLRREAAPLREDAEAAILRAHAPAHLAAIRALAADPGGLPARIGPDTVVSAGTWEAALRAVGAGLRAVDAVCEGGSVRNAFCQVRPPGHHAERARAMGFCLFDTAAVAALHARARHGARRVAVVDFDVHHGNGTQDIFWSDPDLFYASTHRMPWFPGTGAASERGVGNIWNAPLKEGDGAAPFRAAWAQHLLPALDAFRPDLIVVSAGFDAHEGDPLGGLRLQAADFGWITAAIAEVAERCCGGRIVSLLEGGYRLDALAASGAAHVRALLEAG
- a CDS encoding DUF3617 domain-containing protein is translated as MPQDTSRPDAIWNARRRLALLALLVIGQPARADEALEPGRYAVEVRLELPHLDDMTARKVADLCLAGEAGAPNPGFAVLSDNNPLAHCPISNLRRDGAELTFDIACEGRNAASASARYVLSPGAFRGRIAMRMGGKNMTMTEVQAGRRTGPCAGPAPGAR